In Camelina sativa cultivar DH55 chromosome 17, Cs, whole genome shotgun sequence, the genomic stretch AATATCTGTTTGATCTTTTCGTGTGTGCCTAAACTGTTTCCTTTTGATGTAGGAAATCTTGCGGAGCATGGAAAAGTAGTGAAAGCTTACTCAACGCTCAAAGATGAACCACCTGATGCAACACTTGTGCTCATGCCAAACTGTCATAAGATAAGCATTTTTATTATCAAGGATACTTTTATATAAGATCACGCAGATATGATTCGCTTGTCTTTGTCAAAAGAGCCAAATATAGATTTTAGAGTGGTCAAGAAGCGCATaatcaaaactgaaaagaaagtGGGAGATAAACGATTCAAACCACCTGATTTGATTCAAGATGAACACCAAGATGTCAGCAGCTTCGTACTGATCCAAGAAGAACCCCCAGATCCACTTCTATTAACCATGATGAGTATCAATAATACCCAAAGCCTTATCCAGCTAAGTAATTCCTTAATCCAGTTTGTTTCTCATGATTCTAGAGCTTTGATTATCAGTTTGTTACATTCAGAAAACTATGGGAAAATGTTAGGtttattcaaagaaaattcagaaaattaCAAGGATAATTATTTGTACCAAGCTGAGATTTGTATCATGACTATAATAACGCACTTGATCTTTGCCAAAGGTATTGACAACTTTGCAGGAACAAAAGAGGAGCCCCAAGATTTAGCAGTTCTTTCGTCCAAAATCTCTGTGAGAGCCGGCATTGGAGATGTTTTGAAGCATGATCATAAATCCAATGGTtgttttaggatgatctttgaGGTTGGAGAACAACTAATGGTACACTTGAGAAGTAAACAATTTCCAGCTGGAAAGGAGTCAAAATTAATGCCAAAGATTGATGGACCGTTCAAAGTGCTCAATTGgatcaacaacaatgcctaCCAACTCGATGGCCAAGGTAAGTACAATTTGAATAGTAGTTTCAAtgtttctgatcttcttccttattgtgcagataattcggatttgaggtcaaatccttttcaagtgggagaggatgatgaaacCATGGACGGCTCAACCGAACCACAAGGACCTGAGGAGCACCTTGAACCTGAGGAAGCATCGGAGGACCAACTTGAACCAaaggaagcaccggaggaacAGCTTATACCAGCGGAGGAAGCACTGATCGTCCCGGcgggtcctataacaaggtcacggtccaagaggttcaaccaagccattAGTGGACTACTCAAGGATCTggacaagaagctagaagatgtggatcaaaCCACTTTCACcatgctcacagctcaaggtgctcggtaaagggtaaagtgttgctttggtgctctttttctcttggtcaagttttgtcccaatggattttcttgacaaggtttttaatgaggcctaagtaacatttttagACCCCTTTGGCCAGCCCAAGTCGTGGTCCAAAGCACATTACAAAActttggcccattttctatctctttctcattcaaactttgcatttattgttttgtcatttcctAGACATCTTGCATGAACTTGAACTTGAACTTGCAAGGctgtctagggttttctcttctctatctcgtccccccttctcctatttaaagactatgtatttctcttttgcaaaccatcaaacattttaatcaaaaacttctttctacttgtttgatctgagaagtgtgtaatatcttctcaacttgttttcttcttagtgtgtcatatctaagttgaactcgagcctgaagtctaagagatttccatctctcttagaagttCATTTCGATCCCCTTTTACATCCGCTTCATCTTTTCAccccttcatcttcttcaatccgCTGCATATTCACCccttcaccttcttcgtcgATCTTGTCTTTGTATCTTCGACCCattaatcatcatcattctGTCCATTTACCTTCAAGACCTtgcgagtgtgttcttgggatCAGATTCCTCACCCAGGAGTCTATCAATttagcttttgacgtcttcatcaaagttgtagggaattgagttatctttcTAACGCCGTTTAtgtcaagccaatcggaggtgtggttcaagagttatcattgttttagtggatgcgtatacaccacgctcgagccatgctcctcagccatgcactccagcttgtttgatcgagccatgctcccctgccacgcactccagcttgtctgatcgagccatgctcccccgccatgcactccagcttgtttgatcgagccatgctcctcagctgtccgtccgagccatgatgacattgcattccattcgacgcgcacggactcgatcgcacatgtcgggaagaaagacgtttggtttcacatgcttaaggagattaccgaaccgacgctttaccttgtcgttttaagttttagggctttccatgttggactactatatatacattttgttaagtctttgcggagatatcttatcttttatctcgttttgttcttaaggttttacctagccacctaaaacgctCTCACATTTTGTATCCCgatatctttgaatttattcagtattttgatttgatttcttctacaaagttgttcatcttatttttatctacctaataatgcttgtttcaatgttttctgtgtttgcatccttgacgatgattttcggatctgagtagtgtggtaatTCTTGAGGATGGTATatattaggtggaggatcttaagatgtagggtgtttaagcttgatatGTATGATTCCCTtatggactagagttagaattgctagtttctctctgatcaattagaactaggttcgagacatttccacacccaaaaggtgtttgatgaaatgtctgaccaactagtgccagagacttacgttcctagcctaagagattagttgtctaggatgtttgttgacgtgaatgaacttgtttgtcatgcatGCTcaaccacgtttctctagcgagagctaggtatggaagtggttgagtctgagtagcttttgccaagagattggattagctaagttgtgatgttcattgtttacggatagtttgcttgtggtatgctaaacactctgtagactaggatactccaccaacatcaattaccccatccttaggacttctttctttcttatttttattacattcctggaactgtttcgtttgttcatgcttagaatcgtNattcccttctggactagagttagaattgctagtttctctctgatcaattggaactaggttcgagacatttccacacccaaaaggtgtttgatgaaatgcctgaccaactagtgcgagagacttacgttcctacNCGACGCGcacggactcgatcgcacatgtcgggaagaaagacgtttggtttcacatgcttaaggagattaccgaaccgacgctttaccttgtcgttttaagttttagggctttccatgttggactactatatatacattttgttaagtctttgcggagatatcttatcttttatctcgttttgttcttaaggttttacctagccacctaaaacgctCTCACATTTTGTATCCCgatatctttgaatttattcagtattttgatttgatttcttctacaaagttgttcatcttatttttatctacctaataatgcttgtttcaatgttttctgtgtttgcatccttgacgatgattttcggatctgagtagtgtggtaatTCTTGAGGATGgtatagattaggtggaggatcttacgatgtagggtgtttaagcttgatttgtatgattcccttctggactagagttagaattgctagtttctctctgatcaattggaactaggttcgagacatttccacacccaaaaggtgtttgatgaaatgcctgaccaactagtgcgagagacttacgttcctaccctaagagattagttgtctgggatgtttgttgacgtgaatgaacttgtttatcatgcctgctcaaccatgtttctctagcgagagctaggtatggaagtggttgagtctgagtagcttttgccaagagattggattagctaagttgtgatgttcattgtttagggatagtttgcttgtggtatgttaaacactctgtagactaggatactccaccgacatcaattaccccatccttaggacttctttctttttgattgatattacattcccgagtctgtttcgtttgttcatacttagaatcgttttcggttTCACTTATTCTTGTTCGCTTCTTGTCCTATATTTTCGTTTCTGGTTCTGAGACTCATTTgcgttttgtattttgaccattctaggattgttagaaaaacactctttttgaattggtttaacttgtgacttcttgattaCATCTTGAGTAactagcatcatcccatttggattgacaccttaaatactacaactacataaggttaattgaacctgctaggatagacacacacaaaaatcctagtatcagcAACATACATGCATATAAAATTAAAGGAATCACacaatcataaaataaatattggcCATATGTGCCACCTCATCCTCTCTCGATCGTGTTTTCTTTAACGTTTGCGTTTCACTCTCTCTCAAATTGGtaaaaaaaggtatttataaaTTGTTGCACATTTCATTATATGACTTCTCCTTACATAATCAGCACTAGAGTCGAACTACCATTCTACCACCACCAAAGCAAGCTAAGATTAAAGCATAGTTTGGATCATATGACTTCTTAAACTTGCGTGCTACCATAAACGGACCACTTCTTGTATACTCTTAGTAtagtaagaaaagaagaaaagtctTGATCGTTCCACCATACAGTCATACACATGACTCGTCCATCAGTCGAGTAAAAAGCTAGAGAGCAAAAGTGGGATAATTTTGGAAATGTTGATACTCTGCATCTTCCCATTTTACTTACAGTAGCAAGTTTATGCTAATAGTAATAGAAGCCACTTTTTTCAGTTCACACAACTATAAAGGTAAAACGCAACACAGAGACACGGTTTCCTGGGTTACTCAATGGGGAAGAGAGTAAGATGGTGgcagaaaaaattaaaacctataACCAAAAATGGATAAAGAAGCTCGTAAGCGCGTGGAGTGGTTATGTTGGAAGAAGATCAGAAGAACACGTAAAGGGAAAAGCAGAGCAGAGCCAGAGGTCATCTCTTGGCTATAAAAACAGAGAGGGAGTCACAACACAAATCACTACAAAAGAACATCACAGAGCAAGATATTcaaatagccaaaaaaaaaaaaaaaaaaNNNNNNNNNNNNNNNNNNNNNNNNNNNNNNNNNNNNNNNNNNAACTGAGGCTTGTGATGAACAGAGACAATTGGGCAAACAGGCAAGTTTTAAGTTTGTTGAATCGACGTacgttataagttataacaatgTTGGTGACttttattttatggttttgtcTGATGGATTTAATAGGGAAATAAGTAGGGTGTCTTGGGATGTTCGGAGTGAGAGTCTGAGTGGTCGGTGCAAAGATAATGGCGGAACGTGGTTTGCTATTTCTCCAAAAGGCCGAGTCGCGTTTCTCATGAGTAAAACGTTGTTGGAAGACAAGGTTGATAAACACGGTGGATCCGAGTTGTACCCCATTGATTTCATGaaggtttgtttcaattttgtcttctttcttttggttcttcaaacatatttttggtttgatcATGGTATTGTGCTTTGTTTGATTTGCAGAATAACATGAGTCCAAAGAAATTTGCCGATCATGTGGCACGGTGTGAAAAGGATAGACATGACAAACTGGATGATCAGGACAATGGGTGGTCTTATAGCCTTATAGTCGCTGACATGACTTTGAATTCAATGGTTCATATTAGGAAACCCTATATATTTGCGCCTGATGTCTTGAAAAAAACGGTTCCGTTTGGTGTGCACACACTTTCTCCTGACGGCGGTCTCGATTCCACAGATGCTACCAGGGTAAATTATTTATCAAGTACAAGTGTTTCGTATAGTTGTTGGTAGCTTTTTCAAtccctcttttttttggtttttgttgcgCAGGATTTGTGCCTGAGAAACTATTTTAGTCAGATGATTGGTGTTACCAAACCACAATATTGTCCATGTGGAGAAGCCACCATAGACAGCTTTAGTGATTGGGGAAACGATCAACTAACACGGTTACAGATATTTGTTGATAGATTTATGTGTCCTCCTGTGGAAGAAGGTCAACCAACGGTGTATTTCGAAAGGAAGACTGATGAAGAAGTACGAAACTTTTATCTAAACGTTTTCATTGATCCATTCTCCTTACGTACCATCGTTATAATTTACTtaaatctctttcttttgattttgattcagcTTGGAATACCACGCTTTGGAACAACAAGTGCGACAGCATTGGCGGTGGAACGCAATGGGGAAGTAACGTTCTTTGAGATTTACAGGGAAACTGATGGTCGTTGGACCGGTGAAGACTTCCCTTTCAACATGGAGTAGAGAGAGAGTTCCAAAGAAACATATCGCAgcattcaaaatataatttatcaacaattaataaataatcTTGTTGATGCTGCGTATAGATCTCTTTAATTAACATTGTTGTACGATTCAGGGAAACATATTTCCTTGATCGCACTATATCTATAGTAGTctaagaagtaaaagaaaagaacattatgcttaaaataaaataaataaattgttggATTTCTATAACTTTCCTTTGGCACTACTTAAAAGAAGACATCGTGTCCAGAGGACGgtgatcttttaatttattagatcAGTCATGTATTGAGTAGAGATGTTTATATCAGGAGAGAGGAGTTTTGGGATGGGACTTGGTATTTACGGCGAGGGAGAGGATGACCaatgaaaatatcaattttgaaagatttaaaaatataagattactCAACTTGTTCCAACCTTTATATAGCTTCTTGGTTTGCATCATCACTAGCTAGTAACTAATGATagtgtttattgttgtttgcattGTCGaaggtaatttacaaaaaacagaacagaacagaaccgAATCTTCGTTGAAACCTTATCCGGTTCAATACCTTCTCCTTTGTGACATTTGTGATCTTGTTAAATTGTTAACGAATAAAAAAATCTTGCAACATACATGCATATAAAATTAAAGGAATCACacaatcataaaataaatattggcCATATGTGCCACCTCATCCTCTCTCGATCGTGTTTTCTTTAACGTTTGCATTTCACTCTCTctcaaattagtaaaaaaaagtatCTCTAAGCTGTTGCACATTACACATTATATGACTCCTCTTTACATAATCAGCACTAGTATCGAACTACCACCACCAAAGCATAGTTTGGATCATATGACTTCTCAGTATAGTAACTTTATAGTACTCATCCGCACTTTTTTGGTCTGCTTAAAAAATGCTTCATACTATGGTCTCGAGTTAAGCATACCAAATTATTAGTATGCATTGTTTAGTATGGAGGATATGGACcaaccattcaaagccttaAACTTGCGTGCTACCATAAACAGACCACTTCTTGTATATTCATAGtatagcaagaaaaaaaaaaattatgaagttGGTATAACAAGTGCAAGGatctctttgttttgattttgattcagcTTGGAATGCAACGCTTTGGAACAACAAGTGCGACAGCATTGGTGGTGGAACGCAATAGGGAAGGAACGTTATTTGAGAATTACAGGGAAACTGATGGTCATTGGACCGGGAAAGGCTTCACTTTCAAAATATAGATCTCTCTACTCTAATTAACATTGTTGTACGATTCAGGGAAACCTATTTCCTTGATCGCACTATATCTATAGTAGTctaagaagtaaaagaaaagaacattatgcttaaaataaaataaataaattgttggATTTCTATAACTTTCCTTTGGCACTACTTAAAAGAAGACATCGTGTCCAGAGGACGgtgatcttttaatttattagatcAGTCATGTATTGAGTAGAGATGTTTATATCAGGAGAGAGGAGTTTTGGGATGGGACTTGGTATTTACGGCGAGGGAGAGGATGACCaatgaaaatatcaattttgaaagatttaaaaatataagattactCAACTTGTTCCAACCTTTATATAGCTTCTTGGTTTGCATCATCACTAGCTAGTAACTAATGATagtgtttattgttgtttgcattGTCGaaggtaatttacaaaaaacagaacagaacagaaccgAATCTTCGTTGAAACCTTATCCGGTTCAATACCTTCTCCTTTGTGACATTTGTGATCTTGTTAAATTGTTAACGAATAAAAAAATCTTGCAACATACATGCATATAAAATTAAAGGAATCACacaatcataaaataaatattggcCATATGTGCCACCTCATCCTCTCTCGATCGTGTTTTCTTTAACGTTTGCATTTCACTCTCTctcaaattagtaaaaaaaagtatCTCTAAGCTGTTGCACATTACACATTATATGACTCCTCTTTACATAATCAGCACTAGTATCGAACTACCACCACCAAAGCATAGTTTGGATCATATGACTTCTCAGTATAGTAACTTTATAGTACTCATCCGCACTTTTTTGGTCTGCTTAAAAAATGCTTCATACTATGGTCTCGAGTTAAGCATACCAAATTATTAGTATGCATTGTTTAGTATGGAGGATATGGACcaaccattcaaagccttaAACTTGCGTGCTACCATAAACAGACCACTTCTTGTATATTCATAGtatagcaagaaaaaaaaaaattatgaagttGGTATAACAAGTGCAAGGatctctttgttttgattttgattcagcTTGGAATGCAACGCTTTGGAACAACAAGTGCGACAGCATTGGTGGTGGAACGCAATAGGGAAGGAACGTTATTTGAGAATTACAGGGAAACTGATGGTCATTGGACCGGGAAAGGCTTCACTTTCAAAATATAGATCTCTCTACTCTAATTAACATTGTTGTACGATTCAGGGAAACCTATTTCCTTGATCGCACTATATCTATAGTAGTctaagaagtaaaagaaaagaacattatgcttaaaataaaataaataaattgttggATTTCTATAACTTTCCTTTGGCACTACTTAAAGTTCactttatattttctatctacACAATTCTTGAGCTGTTTATCTATAGTTTCTCTCACTTTATGTATCTCTCAACTTGATAAGCTCAGAAAGGTGTATGTGAGACGTTCTAAGGTTCGCATGTGTGAAGAGTCTGAAGACAGAGCACGTGAGAAGGATGAGCAAGTTTGAATATTTGGCCGTTAGGCGGTTTGAAGGAATAAGAAGATATTTTTAGAGACTAAAAATATCTAGGTTTGAATTTCAAATTAGTATATAAACAATCTCTAATTGTTTAGAGAGTTATGTTGATTCTTGTATAAGATCTCGTGTGTGAGATTCTGGCATTGAGCTAGTGATGTGCTAGTGTTCGTTCCTCTTGTAATCCTCATTCGTATTATCAATAAAGAGATCGGAGTTTTCTTCTTAACATTTGGTGCGTCGTGACAACCGATCGATTTGATGGAGAAATTGAAGTCAATGGATTCGAAGCTCTCTCCGATCTTGTCAGAAGTGTCGCCGGGTGACGATTCCGATTCCGGAGCTTTTTGATTGGATTAACACGCTCAATTCGCAATTTCATGAAGAACGTACGCGGACTCGTATGATGCAACATTCGTTGGACCAGATCTTGCTTCGTCTGCCTCTGTTGGGCGTCGATCGTGATTCCCCGGGTCCGAGTCACACCGCACAGTCGTTCTTTCGCGAGGATCTGTCTCAGGTATCGCCTATTGCTTCGGAACCTCGCCGTAGTAATTTTGGTCCTGATTATCGCGAGAAATTGCTTAAAAATGTGGATATGCCTGTGTTTGATGGTGCGAATATTCACGGTTGGTTGTCGTTGATGGAACGTTATTTTCGCATCGGTGGATTCTCCGATTTGGAGAAGTTGGATATGGTTTCTGTGCATTTAGCTGGAGATGCGTTAGGGTGGTTCAATTGGGAGATCAATCGCGTTCTGTTTGATGATTGGTTTCACTTTAAGAGGCGTCTTCTTCTCCGTTTTGGTAACCTGCGAGTGAAAGGACCGAGTCAGAGCTTATTCTGTATCAAACAAGATGGTTCGGTGGTTGATTATGTACGGAAGTTTGAAGATCTCTCAGCTCAGGTTTCTGGTTTAGATGATACGAAGGTTGAAGGTATCTTTCTTGATGGTTTACGACCAGAGATGCAAGAGTTAGTTTATATGATGAAACCGCAGGATTTACCGGAGTTGATTGCGGTGGCTTTGTCGATGGAGTCTAGTGCGTTGAGGAAGGTGATGCAAAAGGAGTTACCTACGGTGGTGGAAACTCAAAAGCAGTTGGTTCCAGCAGCTAGAGTCTCTGTGCCTACGCCATTGCTGGGTTGGAAAAACAAATCCTCTTTTTCAGAGACTACTAAACCTGTCGAGAAACTGACCTTGGAGAAAGGGGCTTCCCAGGCTTCTATGCGTCCTCAGAGACATCGCTCTAGTGCAGAACTGGATGATATGCGGAGGCGTGGTATCTGTTTCAAATGTCAGGGTAAATGGTTTAAAGGACATGAGTGTCCTCTCAAGGAGTTGCAGATCCTGACGGTCTTGAATGATTTTGTGGTGGAAGTGTTGCAGGAATACCGTACAGAGGAGGATAGTGAGGGTGAAGTGGTAGAATCACCAGTGGGCGAATGTATGGAGTTATCTTTCAGTTTTTTCATGGGGATTTCATCTCCTCGTACCACTAAAATGCAGGGTCAAGTGTGTCGTGATGCAGCTCTGATTATGCTGGATAGTGGTGCTACGCACAACTTTATTACTCCTGCCTTGGCGTCCAAACTCAAACTGAATGCCACTCCCAATGCTCATTTGGACATTCTGTTGGGTACAGGGGTTACAGTCAAGGGTGCGGGTGTGTGTCGTGATGTCAGTTTCACGGTGCAGGGTATCACCTTTACTACAGACTTTATCATTCTTGATTTGGGACAGGTGGATGTGATTCTTGGTGTGTACTGGCTGCGGACATTAGGTGATTGTCGTATGAATTGGGAGACTCATGAGATGTCTTTCTTGTACCAAGGACGTGAAGTGCGTTTGGTAGGAGATGCGAGTACACAGTTGTCTTGTTTTGCGGTGAAACCAGTCCCGTTTAGCGAACTTGATGATTGTGGTTTCTCGTTGTTGGAGCATAATGGGGATGTTCAAGCTTTATTGGAATGGCCTAGAGAAGTAGAATCAGTCTTACATCAGTTTGATCACGTATTTGCTACTCCCTCGGGTCTTCCTCCTATACGGGGTCATGAACATGCCATTTCTTTGTTACCAGGGGTGGGAGCAGTAAGTGTACGCCCGTATAGATATCCTCATGCTCAGAAGGAGGTTATGGAGAAAATGGTGAAGGAAATGCTAGCTGGAGGAATCATTCAACCGAGTAAAAGTCCGTACTCTAGTCCTGTTTTGttggtcaaaaaaaattattcaagcTGGTGGTTCTGTGTCGATTACAGGGCGTTGAACAGAGCCACGGTAATGGATAAGTTTCCTATTCCAGTTATAGATCAGCTGTTAGATGAGTTGAACGGCGCTCAAGTGTTTTCCAAACTCGATCTGTGTGCGGGTTACCATCAGATTCGTATGAAAGCAGAGGATGTCAACAAGACGGCTTTCTGCACTCACGATGGCCATTATGAGTTcttggtgatgccgtttggtctCACTAACGCCCCTGCTACCTTCCAGGCGCTAATGAATTCTATCTTCAGACCTTACCTTCGAAAGTTCATCTTAGTTTTCGTTGATGATATTTTGGTCTATAGCGCTAACATGCAGGAGAATTTGGAACATCTTGTGGTGGTGATGAAATTGTTTGCTGAACACCGGTTATTTGCCAACAAGAAGAAGTGCTTATTTGCTCAAAGACAAATTGATTACCTGGGACATATTATCAACTCTGAGGGCGTGTCTACTGACCCTGCTAAGACGGCAACTATGTCTCAATGGCCAGTTCCCAAGACAGTCAAGGAGCTTTGTGGTTTTCTTGGCCTGACTGGCTATTATCGCAGGTTTGTCCGCGGTTATGGCTCGTTAGCTCGACCACTTACAGAGCTTCTAAGAAGGATCAATTTCTTTGGAGTCAGGAGGCTCAGACCGCTTTTGAAGGGTTGAAACAAGCTATGGCGTCTGCTCCTGTTCTTGCTTTGCCGAATTTTGATACGGCGTTTGTAGTGGAGGCTGATGCTTCTGGGTTTGGTCTCGGGGCAGTGTTGATGCAGGATCATCGCCCTATTGCTTTCTTTAGTCATGGTTTGACTGCAAGGGAACAAGCGAAGTCTATGTATGAACGTGAGCTAATGGCTATTGTGTTGTCCATTCAGAAGTGGAAGCATTACTTGCTTGGACATCGGCTTATAGTGCATACGGATCAAAAGAGTTTGAAGTTTCTCCTAGAGCAACGAGAGGTGACCATGGAGTATCAAAAATGGTTGATCAAGTTGCTTCCGTATGACTTTGAGATAATCTATAAGCAGGGCGTGGACAATAAGGCAGCTGATGGTTTGTCTCGCATTCATCATCCGGAGAGTTTGTCAAGCTCGACTCAGCTGTTTGGGTTGACTGTACCATCAGTTCTGCAGCTTCATGACTTGTATAAGGAGATTGATGACAATGAGGATATTCGATCGTTGTTGCAGGCTGTGGAGAAGGATCCTTTGCAATATCCTCATTATAAGGTGCTTTCAGGAAGATTATGGTATAAGAACCGTTTGGTCATTCCAGCTGGTGGCTGCAGTGTGGCACTTTTATTGGCCGCGTATAATAGTAGTCCTTTGGGGGGGCACTCTGGTGTGTTAAAGACTTTGAAGCGAGTGCAACAGTTGTTTTACTGGAAAGGCATGCTCAAGGATATTCAACGATTCGTTTCGGAGTGTGGAGTGTGTCAGACTCATAAATATTCTACTCTgtctgtaacgcccccgaaccgctcTATGACCACAAAGGTCATCGGGCAGCCACGAGACGCCACTTGCGGAACTGCACCGAGGTGATCCGGCCGAGGGacagaagctgcagacttcccgaccggtcctccctagcacaatccCACCCGCTaccgaggttacttaggcttttcaaccctcgcggcctggtgcgttgtgttggcccggacaaggccgagtatcatttgcaacttgccatgctttccTAAAAACCGaatatatcactttaataaagTATTTCCtcgaaaataaatcatcaaagtaatatatatagatagtcgGAAAACTTTACTCTTAGtcgtttaagaaaatatagggttttacaagaaacacaagaaaaccctatccggtaccctaacgtttgctccggctctagactcacttaggcttccctgcaaggCCAAAACGAAGAGTCATGAGTAATCtaggattactcagtgagtctggGTACCCCCTTCTATCCTAAACAGGATACTACTCTTCCCAAGCCGACTACCCCGGCAACCAAAGAAAGCTAGCAAGCCACAAAGCTAGCGATAACATCAAAGCAACACAGCTGGAAGCTTTAGCGGAAGCAAAACAAACCATGACCAAGCGAGGCAGATTCGATCACTACGAACCAACTCGGAAGATCTCGACTCGCTACTCACCAAGCAAGACGACTAAAGAACACTTTAGACTCTTACTTAGACCCACTTGTTAAGACGTCTAGTATACTTGAAATACCATAGACTCTTAGACCACACGCATCACGCAACACGCAACAtgcaaagacgactagacataaacaaggaacacttgaatactctagactctttacacCTAGGGTCCTTCGATACTCTGTTCCATTCCAACACCTGctcca encodes the following:
- the LOC104760002 gene encoding uncharacterized protein LOC104760002, whose translation is MQHSLDQILLRLPLLGVDRDSPGPSHTAQSFFREDLSQVSPIASEPRRSNFGPDYREKLLKNVDMPVFDGANIHGWLSLMERYFRIGGFSDLEKLDMVSVHLAGDALGWFNWEINRVLFDDWFHFKRRLLLRFGNLRVKGPSQSLFCIKQDGSVVDYVRKFEDLSAQVSGLDDTKVEGIFLDGLRPEMQELVYMMKPQDLPELIAVALSMESSALRKVMQKELPTVVETQKQLVPAARVSVPTPLLGWKNKSSFSETTKPVEKLTLEKGASQASMRPQRHRSSAELDDMRRRGICFKCQGKWFKGHECPLKELQILTVLNDFVVEVLQEYRTEEDSEGEVVESPVGECMELSFSFFMGISSPRTTKMQGQVCRDAALIMLDSGATHNFITPALASKLKLNATPNAHLDILLGTGVTVKGAGVCRDVSFTVQGITFTTDFIILDLGQVDVILGVYWLRTLGDCRMNWETHEMSFLYQGREVRLVGDASTQLSCFAVKPVPFSELDDCGFSLLEHNGDVQALLEWPREVESVLHQFDHVFATPSGLPPIRGHEHAISLLPGVGAVSVRPYRYPHAQKEVMEKMVKEMLAGGIIQPSKSPYSSPVLLVKKNYSSWWFCVDYRALNRATVMDKFPIPVIDQLLDELNGAQVFSKLDLCAGYHQIRMKAEDVNKTAFCTHDGHYEFLVMPFGLTNAPATFQALMNSIFRPYLRKFILVFVDDILVYSANMQENLEHLVVVMKLFAEHRLFANKKKCLFAQRQIDYLGHIINSEGVSTDPAKTATMSQWPVPKTVKELCGFLGLTGYYRRFVRGYGSLARPLTELLRRINFFGVRRLRPLLKG